A region from the Aegilops tauschii subsp. strangulata cultivar AL8/78 chromosome 5, Aet v6.0, whole genome shotgun sequence genome encodes:
- the LOC109741413 gene encoding zinc finger CCCH domain-containing protein 59 produces the protein MAAAPSPAPPRILLAGDAHGRLQQLFKRVKSVNQSTGPFHALLCVGQFFPPEAAEGDSPPGDVADYLEGRAAVPIPTYFTGDYGPTAPRLLSKAAADARGFNPGGIEICPNLFWLRGSALFNLHGLSVAYLSGRKGLGGPGCYSQDDVDALRALAEEPGIVDLFLTNEWPAGVVDGADTSKVPPQVLDPQGYDPVVAELVAEIKPRYHIAGTKGIFYAREPYVNDSSPHVTRFIGLANVGNKEKQKFIHAISPTPASTMSSADIHARPPNATLSPYAAPAKSVHVEDTPKRPAESTDLQYWRYDVKRQRQGQTDGSLLCFKYTSSGSCPRGSKCNFRHDEEAREHCQRNVCFDFLNKGKCERGPECRFAHSLTEEAAARDAKPRSERRRVESSCWFCLSSPDVESHLVISIGDGYYCALAKGPLVPDHVLVIPVEHFPTTIAMPVEPEAELRRYKDSLGKYFEKRGKAAVYFEWVSQQSRHANLQAVPVPLSKATNVKKIFHLAAQRLGFEFSVVNPDGDANQGRELLRSQYDGKSGLFYVELPDGTLLLHIIDSGEKFPAQFGREVLAGLLSMADRADWRNCKLSKEEEVKMVDDFKQGFREFDPAE, from the exons ATGGCCGCCGCCCCGTCACCGGCGCCGCCGCGgatcctcctcgccggcgacgccCACGGCCGCCTGCAGCAGCTCTTCAAGCGCGTCAAATCG GTGAACCAGTCGACAGGGCCGTTCCACGCGCTGCTCTGTGTGGGGCAGTTCTTCCCGCCCGAGGCCGCCGAGGGGGACAGCCCGCCGGGGGACGTCGCGGACTATCTGGAGGGACGGGCCGCCGTGCCCATCCCGACCTACTTCACCGGCGACTACGGCCCCACTGCGCCTCGCCTCCTCTCGAAGGCCGCTGCTGACGCCCGAGGATTCAACCCCGGTGGCATCGAGATATGCCCCAACCTATTCTGGCTCAGGGGCAGCGCCCTCTTCAACCTCCACG GTTTATCGGTAGCTTACTTGTCAGGAAGGAAAGGGTTAGGAGGGCCTGGCTGCTATAGCCAGGATGATGTTGATGCCCTGCGGGCTCTTGCCGAAGAGCCAGGAATTGTTGATTTGTTCTTG ACTAACGAATGGCCAGCTGGAGTGGTGGATGGCGCTGATACTTCTAAGGTGCCTCCTCAGGTCTTGGATCCTCAGGGGTATGATCCTGTTGTTGCCGAATTGGTTGCCGAGATTAAGCCAAG ATATCACATTGCAGGTACTAAAGGTATATTTTATGCAAGGGAACCTTATGTGAATGATTCCTCTCCCCATGTTACCCGTTTTATTGGACTTGCTAATGTGGGAAACAAAGAGAAGCAG AAATTTATTCATGCGATTTCTCCTACTCCAGCATCCACCATGTCCAGTGCTGATATTCATGCGAGACCTCCAAATGCTACTTTATCACCATATGCTGCTCCAGCAAAATCTGTTCATGTTGAAGACACTCCAAAGCGTCCTGCTGAAAGCACTGATTTGCAATATTGGCGTTATGATGTCAAGCGGCAACGACAAGGGCAAACTGATGGAAGTCTATTGTGTTTCAAATATACATCCTCAGGGTCCTGTCCTCGAGGGAGTAAATGCAACTTCAGGCATGATGAAGAAGCCAGGGAACACTGTCAGAGAAATGTCTGTTTTGATTTTCTAAACAAGGGAAAATGTGAGAGGGGCCCTGAATGCAGATTTGCTCACAGCCTTACTGAAGAGGCTGCTGCAAGGGATGCAAAACCCCGTAG TGAACGACGACGTGTTGAGAGCAGCTGCTGGTTCTGTTTGTCAAGTCCAGATGTCGAGTCACATCTTGTTATTAGTATCGGAGATGGTTACTACTGCGCGCTTGCGAAGGGACCACTTGTTCCGGATCATGTTCTAGTGATACCAGTTGAACACTTCCCTACTACAATAGCGATGCCTGTGGAACCTGAGGCAGAGCTCAGGAGATATAAGGATTCACTGGGTAAGTATTTTGAGAAACGAGGAAAAGCAGCTGTATATTTTGAGTGGGTTTCACAGCAGTCTCGCCATGCAAACCTTCAG GCTGTCCCCGTACCATTGTCAAAGGCAACTAATGTTAAGAAGATCTTTCACCTAGCAGCCCAACGATTGGGATTTGAATTTTCTGTTGTGAATCCAG ATGGTGATGCTAACCAAGGTAGAGAACTGTTAAGGTCGCAGTATGACGGCAAATCGGGCTTGTTTTATGTAGAGCTCCCAGATGGCACACTACTCTTGCATATAATTGACAGTGGTGAGAAGTTCCCTGCCCAGTTTGGACGTGAG GTATTGGCGGGATTGTTAAGCATGGCAGACCGTGCAGACTGGAGGAACTGTAAGCTTTCCAAGGAAGAAGAAGTTAAGATGGTGGATGATTTTAAGCAAGGGTTCCGCGAGTTTGATCCTGCTGAATGA
- the LOC109741406 gene encoding uncharacterized protein, with protein MAAAEWWCWPLPAWLGSGAAWFVVLNLVVAAIFALSSRVQPQPQSPSPRRAGSGITRRASSAVLQRIRSFNIFSFPSSCFHTAEPSPGAAATPTFHETEDAAAARTRSPSTPRPPQPQAAVEEDDVEDKNSMTMDEAYALVLAGRQRAPPTEEEAAGSEVDAKAEEFIQAFKEDLRQQRLKSIFNYTQMLKRRVAAGRPPAAP; from the coding sequence ATGGCGGCGGCTGAGTGGTGGTGCTGGCCTCTGCCGGCGTGGCTGGGCTCCGGCGCGGCGTGGTTCGTGGTCCTGAACCTCGTCGTGGCCGCCATCTTCGCCCTGTCGTCCCGTGTGCAGCCGCAGCCGCAGTCGCCCTCGCCGCGCCGTGCCGGGAGCGGGATCACGCGCAGGGCCTCGTCGGCGGTGCTGCAGCGCATCCGGTCATTCAACATCTTCTCCTTCCCGTCCTCGTGCTTCCACACCGCGGAGCCCAGCCCgggcgccgccgccacccccacctTCCACGAAACAGAAGACGCGGCGGCAGCGAGGACGAGGTCGCCATCCACGCCGCGTCCACCACAACCACAAGCGGCGGTAGAGGAGGACGACGTGGAAGACAAGAACTCGATGACCATGGACGAGGCGTACGCGCTCGTCCTAGCGGGGCGGCAGCGGGCGCCGCCGACGGAGGAGGAAGCGGCTGGGTCCGAGGTGGACGCCAAGGCGGAGGAGTTCATCCAGGCGTTCAAGGAGGACCTAAGGCAGCAGCGCCTCAAATCCATCTTCAACTACACTCAGATGCTCAAGCGCCGCGTTGCCGCCGGCCGGCCGCCTGCCGCTCCGTGA
- the LOC109741414 gene encoding uncharacterized protein, whose protein sequence is MPTTTDGADAPDLAGRAMTRSSSSSSPPPAACHLQITTAATTAATANTSANPSSPVAQSSSSSSRVAGAAAGSGQNQACAACKYQRRKCNPDCPLAPYFPADQQRRFLNAHRLFGVGHIQATLRETPPDLHTDAMRALIFQAEARAYDPVGGCCRIILDYERQLGLAQAELAALLRHLDLCRHQAAAAAIAQDALVNDPGMLLLAPGPNPADVQDGVAALDPLYAGHEISNGQANHHDHDHYLVGAADQLQLQPQKHQPYDYFYYDGPAAVDETSSHAWSNAGNVQQQYGNGVKAESPVALDDQIETQFVDAFDVKPEIAAASSSVAVMEHDDGGSGASFDHRHLEQKVVATVVKNERLDHQAAAHMAAESSSRCQLELGFTSF, encoded by the coding sequence ATGCCTACGACGACGGACGGGGCCGACGCCCCCGACCTCGCCGGCCGCGCAATGacccgctcctcctcctcctccagcccACCGCCAGCCGCGTGCCACCTCCAGATCACAACTGCTGCCACCACCGCCGCGACCGCAAACACCTCCGCCAATCCCTCCTCCCCCGTCGCccagtcctcctcctcctcctcccgcgtcgccggagccgccgccgggTCCGGGCAGAACCAGGCCTGCGCGGCCTGCAAGTACCAGCGCCGCAAGTGCAACCCGGACTGCCCGCTCGCCCCTTACTTCCCCGCCGACCAGCAGCGCCGCTTCCTCAACGCGCACCGCCTCTTCGGCGTCGGCCACATCCAGGCCACGCTCCGGGAGACCCCGCCCGACCTGCACACCGACGCCATGCGCGCGCTCATCTTCCAGGCCGAGGCCCGGGCCTACGACCCCGTCGGGGGCTGCTGCCGCATCATCCTCGACTACGAGAGGCAGCTCGGCCTCGCACAGGCCGAGCTCGCCGCGCTCCTACGCCACCTCGATCTCTGCCGCCaccaggccgccgccgccgccatcgcccagGACGCGCTCGTCAACGACCCAGGGATGCTGCTGCTTGCCCCCGGGCCCAACCCGGCCGATGTCCAGGACGGTGTCGCCGCTCTCGACCCGCTCTACGCCGGCCACGAGATCAGCAATGGCCAGGCTAACCACCACGACCACGATCATTATCTGGTCGGCGCCGCGGACCAGCTGCAGCTGCAACCGCAGAAGCACCAGCCGTACGACTACTTCTACTACGACGGGCCGGCGGCCGTCGACGAGACCAGCAGCCACGCTTGGAGCAATGCCGGCAACGTGCAGCAGCAGTACGGAAATGGCGTCAAGGCCGAATCTCCGGTGGCGCTCGACGATCAGATCGAGACACAGTTCGTCGACGCTTTCGACGTGAAGCCAGAGATAGCAGCAGCATCATCATCAGTCGCCGTCATGGAACACGACGACGGCGGCAGTGGCGCCAGCTTCGACCACCGCCACCTGGAGCAGAAGGTGGTGGCCACCGTGGTGAAAAATGAACGGCTTGACCACCAGGCGGCGGCGCACATGGCAGCAGAGTCGTCCTCGCGCTGCCAGCTGGAGCTAGGGTTCACTTCCTTCTGA